The nucleotide sequence GGCCGTCCGTCCTCGACCCGCAGACGTCCACGCCGGAGGCCAAATCCCACTACGCCGACCTGATCGAACCGGAGGCGATGGACCGCGAGCAGCGCTGCCTCGCCGAGGCGGTCTATTTCGAGGCCCGCAGCGAGTCCGAGGAAGGTCAGGCTGCGGTGGCGCAGGTGGTGCTCAACCGCGTCAAGAGCGGGCTCTATCCGTCCTCCGTCTGCGGCGTCGTCTACCAGAACCGCCACCGCTTCATGGGCTGCCAGTTCTCCTTCGCCTGCGAGGGCAAGTCGCTGCGCATCACCGACGCCGAATCCTGGCGCACCGCGACCCGCGTCGCCGGCGCGGTGATCGAGGGCCGCACCTATGTCAGCGAAGTCGGTGGCGCGACCCACTACCACGCCGACTACGTCCGCCCCGGCTGGTCCCGCCGGCTCAAGCGCAAGGACATGATCGGCCGGCATATCTTCTATCAGTTGAAGCCGAACCAGACGTGAGGGGCGGCGGACGGCACCGCGCCGCGGGCCGAGACTTGCCGGTGGATCGGAGACCGTTCTTGGAGCCGTCGCGGTCCTGGAGCGATCCAGGGCGCCGCATTTTCCGAAAAAAGTCGCGCCGCTGGGTCGCTTCGCCATCACTCGCGAACGACGGCTTGGCAAAAGTCACCAGACGTGCCCGCTCACCGCCCCCGCTTCGGATAATTGGCTCTCCCGATCACCAGCAGCTTGTCCGAATCCCGGTCCGGCGCGAACAGGCCCAGCGTCTCGCCGCGGCGCCCTTGCGTCCGCGCGGCGCGGTCGGCTCGAAGAGGCGCTCGAACACGAGGCCGTCGTCCGCCTCCCTTCGGGTCCAGCCCTCGAACACGGGGGGCACGTCGAAGCGGGCGGGGCCGAGCGTGATCTCGGCGGCGCGGGCGGGCTGCTCCACCGCGAACGGCAGGGCGAGGCCGAGCCACACCCCGCTCGGGCGAAGCCGCCCCGTCACGTCACGACGCTCGGCTCCGCGCGGCCGGTCAGCGCCGCGATGTCGGCCAGTTCCCGCGCCACGGCGACCACCGGGCCGAGGACGTCGGCCACCGGCAGCTCCAGCCGGTCGGGCGCGGATTCGTAGCGCTCGATATAGACCCGCAGGGTCGCGCCGGCGGTGCCGGTGCCCGAAAGGCGGTAGACGATGCGCGCATCCTCCTCGAAGATGACACGCACGCCCTGCGCCTCGGTGACCGAGCCGTCGACGGGATCGACGTAGCGGAAATCGTCCGCCGCCTTCACCGTGAGGCCGCCGACTTTGCCGCCCGGCAGGGAGTCGACCTTGGCGCGCAGGCCATCCATCAGCCGCTTGGCGGCGGCGGCATCGATCTCCTCGTAGTCGTGGCGGGTGTAGTAGTCGCGCCCGTATCGCCCCCAGTGCTCGCGCACCAGATCCCGGGCCGGCTTGGCCGTGGCCGCGAGGATGTTGAGCCAGAGCAGCACCGCCCACAGCCCGTCCTTCTCGCGCACGTGGTTCGAGCCGGTGCCGGCGCTCTCCTCGCCGCACAGGGTGATGCGGCCGGCATCCAGCAGGTTGCCGAAGAACTTCCAGCCGGTCGGCGTCTCGAACGCCTCGATGCCGAGGGAGGCCGCGACGCGATCGACCGCCCGGCTCGTCGGCATCGAGCGGGCGACGCCCGCGAGCCCTCCGGCATAACCCGGCGCCCGGTGGGCGTGGGCGGCCAGCAGCGCGAGGCTGTCGCTCGGGGTGACGAACAGGCCGGGCGCCACGATCATGTTGCGGTCGCCGTCGCCATCCGAGGCCGCGCCGAAATCCGGCGCGTCCGGCCCCTGCATCAGGTCGAAGAGCGCGTGGGCGTGGACCGGATTCGGATCGGGATGGTGGCCGCCGAAATCCGGCTTCGGCTCGCCGTTGACGACGGTGCCGGGCGCCGCGCCGAGCGCGCCTTCGAGGATCGCCTTGGCATAGGGGCCGGTCACCGCCGAGAGCGCGTCGAAGCGCATCCGGAAGCCGGAGGCGAACATCTTCGACAGGGCCTCGAAGTCGAACAGTTCGCGCATCAGCGCGGCGTAGTCGGCGACCGGATCGATCACCTCGACCGTCATCCCGTCGATCTCGGTGGTGCCGATCCGGCCGAGGTCGAGATCGGGCGCGTCGGAGATGCGGTACTCGCCGATCGCCTTGGTGCGCTCGAAGATCGCCGCCGTGACGCTCTCCGGCGCCGGGCCGCCGTTGCCGCCGTTGTACTTGATGCCGAAATCGCCCTGCGGCCCGCCCGGATTGTGGCTGGCCGAGAGCACGATGCCGCCGACCGCCCGGTGCTTGCGGATGACGCAGGAGGCGGCCGGCGTCGAGAGCAGGCCGCCCTGCCCCACCAACACCCTGCCGAACCCGTTGGCGGCGGCGATCTTCAGGGCGATCTGCACCACCTCCTCGTTGTAGAAGCGGCCGTCGCCGCCGACGACCAGGGTCGCGCCCTTGTGCTCGGGGATGCAGTCGACGATCGCCTGCACGAAGTTCTGGACGTAGTGCGGCTGCCGGAAGACGGGCACCTTCTTGCGCAGGCCCGAGGTGCCGGGCTTCTGGTCCGGATAAGGGCTGGTCGGCACCCGTTTCGACGCCATGGTTCGCTCGATTCTCGCAAGGGATCGGTTCGCAGGTCGTAGTGCGGTTTGCCGGTTCGAATAGGGCGGCGGCGCCGATTTCCTCAAGCTTCGGCGGTGCCGTCACGCCTCGGAGCCGGAGCGGACGTTCAGGACCGACGGGTTTTTCCTCAATCGCCCGGCGATGGCCTCGACGCTCGTCCGAGAGAGCCGCACGAAGGCGATGCTCACCTCCTCAAGGCCCTCCTCCTCGCCCGGGCGCACCACGAACTGGCGCACCCGCGAGGCCCGCTCGCCCGTGACCTCCTGCAGCGTGTCGATCGAGAGGCTGCCGGCCTTGACCGTGAGGTGGAGCGCGCGCGTCTGCATCCGGTCGCGCCAGCTCTCCTCGATCGGCTTCACCCCGGCCAGAATGCCGACGACGAGGACGGTGGCGGCGATGGCGGCGACGTAGAGACCGCCGCCGACCGCGAGTCCGATCGCCGCCACCGCCCACAGGCTCGCGGGCGGTGGTGAGGCCCTTCACCACCTCGCCGCGCAGCAGGATCGTGCCCGCGCCGAGGAAGCCGATGCCGGAGACGACCTGCGCGGCCACGCGGGAGGGATCGAGCACGACATCCTTCTGCCCGAGCACGTCGGAGAAGCCGAAGGCCGAGACCAGCATGAACAGGCAGGCGCCGACGCAGACCAGCATGTGCGTGCGCAGGCCCGCGGCCCAGAGCAGCCGCTCCCGCTCGAAGCCGATCACGCTGCCCATGGCGCCCGCGAGCACCAGCCGCGCCACCATCTCCCCGTTGCCGAGCATCGCCCTCCTCGTATCCGCCGCGGCGTCGAGACTGCGCCCGGCGCTTCCAGGGTGCAACGCGTCCGAGCCTTGACGCTTCCGGCCGCGCGGGTCCAATGCGGCGCGAGTTTCAAGCCGTCACGGGCCGTCGATGCCGCCGCTTCTCGCCCTGCCCTTCCCGGCCATCGATCCGGTCGCGGTCTCGATCGGACCGGTCGAGATCAAGTGGTACGCGCTGTCCTACATCGCCGGGCTGATCGGCGGCTGGTTCTACGCCCGCCGGCTGGCCGCGGCCGATTCCCTCTGGGGCGTGGTCAGGCGTCCGACGCTCGCCGACATCGACGACCTGATCGTCTGGGTGGCGCTCGGCGTCGTGCTCGGCGGGCGCATCGGCTACGTGCTGTTCTACAACCTGCCGCTCTACCTCGATCACCCGATGGAGATCCTGGCGATCCGCAACGGCGGCATGTCGTTCCACGGCGGCTTCCTCGGCGCGATCCTGGCGCTGCTGCTGTTCGCCCGCGCGCGGAGCCTCAACGGCTACACCATGCTCGACCTCGCCGCGGTGGTGGTGCCGATCGGCCTGTTCTTCGGGCGCATCGCCAATTTCGTGAACGGCGAGCTGTGGGGCCGACCCGCGCCCGACTTTCCCTACGCCATCGTGTTCCCGACCGGGGGCGACGTGCCGCGCTATCCCAGCCAGTTGTTCGAGGCGGGCACGGAAGGGCTCCTGCTCTTCATCGTCATGGCTCTCGCCGTGCGGCGCTTCGGCTTCCGCAAGCCGGGCCTGCTCGGCGGCATCTTCGTGCTCGGCTACGCGCTGACGCGCACCTTCTGCGAGTTCTTCCGCGAGCCGGACCGGCAGCTCGGCTTTCTGTTCGGCCAGGACGTGAACGCGCTGGGCGGCGGCGTCACCATGGGCATGCTGCTCTGCGTGCCGATGGCGTTGGTCGGGCTCGTCTACATCGTGCTCGCCGCCCGCGGGGTGACGCGGCCACGGCCGAAAGGGCCGGAAATCCAGGCCGAAGCCGGGCAGATCTGAGCGTGGAGCCCGGGGCGACACCGCTTTTCGCGATCCTCGCGCGGGAGATCCGCGAGAGCGGGCCGATCGGGCTCGACC is from Methylorubrum populi and encodes:
- the lgt gene encoding prolipoprotein diacylglyceryl transferase, yielding MPPLLALPFPAIDPVAVSIGPVEIKWYALSYIAGLIGGWFYARRLAAADSLWGVVRRPTLADIDDLIVWVALGVVLGGRIGYVLFYNLPLYLDHPMEILAIRNGGMSFHGGFLGAILALLLFARARSLNGYTMLDLAAVVVPIGLFFGRIANFVNGELWGRPAPDFPYAIVFPTGGDVPRYPSQLFEAGTEGLLLFIVMALAVRRFGFRKPGLLGGIFVLGYALTRTFCEFFREPDRQLGFLFGQDVNALGGGVTMGMLLCVPMALVGLVYIVLAARGVTRPRPKGPEIQAEAGQI
- a CDS encoding cell wall hydrolase, which codes for MRTRRVRGLGLGPRWIVSAVVPWMLASGLLISFTATAGTDATLRPGRLSERDVAAGPLAASTTWSPDVIDAGLVAPGSAHEAEPGEDGLPAPADSDGATPATPRAVALSSVTPAPADATPIEVAAANLVLPGFSARLDHGPSVLDPQTSTPEAKSHYADLIEPEAMDREQRCLAEAVYFEARSESEEGQAAVAQVVLNRVKSGLYPSSVCGVVYQNRHRFMGCQFSFACEGKSLRITDAESWRTATRVAGAVIEGRTYVSEVGGATHYHADYVRPGWSRRLKRKDMIGRHIFYQLKPNQT
- a CDS encoding alpha-D-glucose phosphate-specific phosphoglucomutase produces the protein MASKRVPTSPYPDQKPGTSGLRKKVPVFRQPHYVQNFVQAIVDCIPEHKGATLVVGGDGRFYNEEVVQIALKIAAANGFGRVLVGQGGLLSTPAASCVIRKHRAVGGIVLSASHNPGGPQGDFGIKYNGGNGGPAPESVTAAIFERTKAIGEYRISDAPDLDLGRIGTTEIDGMTVEVIDPVADYAALMRELFDFEALSKMFASGFRMRFDALSAVTGPYAKAILEGALGAAPGTVVNGEPKPDFGGHHPDPNPVHAHALFDLMQGPDAPDFGAASDGDGDRNMIVAPGLFVTPSDSLALLAAHAHRAPGYAGGLAGVARSMPTSRAVDRVAASLGIEAFETPTGWKFFGNLLDAGRITLCGEESAGTGSNHVREKDGLWAVLLWLNILAATAKPARDLVREHWGRYGRDYYTRHDYEEIDAAAAKRLMDGLRAKVDSLPGGKVGGLTVKAADDFRYVDPVDGSVTEAQGVRVIFEEDARIVYRLSGTGTAGATLRVYIERYESAPDRLELPVADVLGPVVAVARELADIAALTGRAEPSVVT